A single window of Sphaerodactylus townsendi isolate TG3544 linkage group LG03, MPM_Stown_v2.3, whole genome shotgun sequence DNA harbors:
- the LOC125429960 gene encoding methyltransferase-like 26 B produces the protein MLVSPMAERNKKPILEVLADYVDETNSAFGLELGSGTGQHVVHFAKALPSVTWQPSEINPASQQSIRAYIHATKVTNVREPLSIDVSQPWSQWAGLGKGCCDLIVIINLLHMTDQGLEEMFKGVGQLLKPGGICLAYGPFAMNGIILPESNVQLDKMLQARNPEWGLRDVEELRQLANTNALWLEQMHEMPEYTKCLIFRRRQLSEW, from the exons ATGCTGGTTTCTCCCATGGCAGAGAGGAACAAAAAACCTATCTTGGAGGTTCTGGCTGACTATGTAGATGAAACAAATTCAGCTTTTGGGCtggaactaggatctgggacaggACAACATGTAGTGCACTTTGCCAAGGCCCTTCCCAGCGTAACCTGGCAACCTTCAGAAATCAATCCAGCTTCTCAACAAAG CATCCGTGCTTACATCCATGCCACTAAAGTGACCAATGTCCGAGAACCTCTGTCCATAGATGTGTCGCAGCCATGGAGCCAGTGGGCTGGCCTGGGGAAGGGTTGTTGTGATTTAATTGTCATCATCAATCTACTACACATGACTGACCAAGGTCTGGAG GAAATGTTTAAAGGTGTAGGACAACTGCTGAAACCTGGAGGCATTTGCCTGGCCTACGGC CCCTTTGCCATGAATGGGATCATCCTGCCCGAAAGCAATGTGCAGCTAGACAAAATGCTTCAGGCCAG GAACCCTGAGTGGGGGCTGAGAGATGTAGAGGAGCTTCGTCAACTGGCCAACACCAATGCATTATGGCTTGAACAGATG CATGAGATGCCGGAATACACTAAATGCCTGATTTTTCGTCGGAGGCAGCTATCCGAATGGTAG